From a single Planifilum fimeticola genomic region:
- a CDS encoding OmpA family protein produces MRWTRLLAVLFLFSSLMIGCSGEKEEDEGKQEPAKQTEESAESSDSKEGKPGLAIPEPFNPKPKPAIPKPFIPPKPPVPDVKILQPSKDETVIRIPDKVLFDFDSSELRSEAYPVLEKIAESLNNSEGYEVKIEGHTDSKGSDSYNMKLSKDRAEAVRKALVDRYGVSPDILTAVGLGESQPVAPNDTEKNRQKNRRVEIKVQPKQ; encoded by the coding sequence GTGAGATGGACGCGATTATTGGCGGTCCTGTTCCTTTTTTCCAGTCTGATGATTGGTTGTTCCGGAGAAAAGGAAGAAGATGAGGGCAAACAGGAACCGGCGAAGCAGACAGAGGAGAGTGCCGAATCATCGGATTCAAAAGAGGGGAAGCCCGGACTGGCCATTCCCGAACCCTTTAATCCGAAGCCCAAGCCGGCCATTCCAAAGCCCTTTATTCCGCCTAAACCCCCTGTACCTGATGTGAAGATTCTCCAGCCGAGTAAAGATGAGACCGTCATTCGGATCCCGGACAAGGTGCTCTTTGATTTTGACTCAAGCGAATTGCGGTCGGAGGCCTACCCGGTTCTGGAGAAAATCGCCGAGTCGTTGAACAACTCGGAAGGATACGAGGTAAAGATCGAAGGGCACACGGATTCCAAGGGCAGTGACTCTTACAACATGAAACTGTCTAAGGATCGTGCCGAAGCGGTACGAAAGGCACTGGTCGATCGTTACGGGGTGTCTCCCGATATTTTAACCGCCGTAGGATTGGGAGAGAGCCAACCGGTCGCCCCTAACGACACGGAGAAAAACCGACAAAAGAACAGACGGGTGGAGATCAAGGTGCAACCGAAACAATAA